A single genomic interval of Coleofasciculus sp. FACHB-1120 harbors:
- a CDS encoding glycosyltransferase family 39 protein, with protein sequence MSRSFTVPKSSRRWLSLEILLLGAIAIAVLLRIIYLGSREFWYDEVLSLILASGHGVDYQAPGAQPVNLRDYSALLIPRSGDVVGTIKDVYKGILGDVHPPLSYFSLYFWLQLFGNSEAALRSLGALLSVGAIGGAYGLGRFVMGHRGGLIFAALLGTNPFYLFHSLNARMYGPLILWTIFSTWAMLHLVEAKGATESVRASDGEIEPDAMRSPHHPSNRSSILWSAILIVSIAAGLLTQYLFVYWVMTLGIFVLIFDRRRWWQQGLRLGAGVLLWMPWFLLGTRKQGRLGEVGNQFSKGNHFADVTQTLSSHLLLGDWVGNVVKTPAEATLAIVAGCLIILLLAGCTFSLWRQGKRRTLFMALSLGILPLCIAFAVDILTGKYTIGFGGGRALIFVLPGCLLLIALWLERAAGRWRGVAAAGLLLLYLGISIGDFSTRNRSMFHQIADLIQQKATTPTLIVMNSRAWGHILRLAYYLPPTAPVQLLAQHPADLAPALEKVLTSGQAAQYPRILWLDSARPVNKAPKTEAEKQQIQQEIQRVLKSRYQLAKTQQLSGTTILDEFAVNLYTSRNL encoded by the coding sequence ATGAGCCGAAGCTTTACAGTTCCTAAATCATCGCGGCGCTGGTTGTCGCTGGAGATATTGCTCCTGGGCGCGATCGCGATCGCAGTTTTATTAAGAATTATCTACCTGGGCAGCCGAGAATTTTGGTACGACGAAGTTTTATCCTTGATCCTCGCCAGCGGTCACGGGGTTGACTATCAAGCTCCAGGAGCGCAACCCGTCAACCTACGCGATTACAGCGCTTTATTGATCCCACGATCCGGTGATGTCGTCGGCACGATCAAAGATGTCTATAAAGGTATCCTGGGCGATGTCCATCCACCGCTTTCTTATTTCAGCCTATACTTCTGGCTACAGCTATTTGGCAATAGCGAAGCTGCCTTACGAAGTCTGGGCGCGTTGCTGAGTGTCGGTGCGATTGGCGGCGCTTACGGATTGGGGCGGTTTGTGATGGGACATCGCGGCGGACTGATTTTTGCCGCTTTACTCGGTACAAATCCTTTCTATTTATTCCATTCTTTAAATGCTCGGATGTATGGCCCGCTGATTTTGTGGACGATTTTCAGTACCTGGGCAATGCTGCATCTGGTTGAGGCAAAAGGAGCAACAGAGAGTGTCCGAGCCTCCGACGGGGAAATTGAACCAGACGCCATGCGATCGCCCCATCATCCCAGCAATCGCTCATCGATTCTCTGGAGTGCGATTCTGATTGTTTCAATCGCCGCTGGACTGCTAACGCAATATCTTTTTGTCTACTGGGTGATGACCCTAGGCATCTTTGTCCTCATCTTTGACCGGCGTCGGTGGTGGCAGCAAGGATTGCGTTTGGGGGCGGGTGTATTGCTGTGGATGCCTTGGTTTCTTCTGGGAACTCGGAAGCAGGGGCGACTGGGTGAAGTAGGCAATCAGTTTTCCAAGGGAAATCATTTCGCAGATGTGACCCAAACCTTGAGCAGTCACTTGTTACTGGGAGACTGGGTGGGAAATGTCGTCAAAACTCCCGCAGAAGCGACCCTCGCGATTGTGGCAGGGTGCCTGATAATCTTGTTGCTAGCCGGGTGTACCTTTAGCCTCTGGCGGCAAGGAAAGCGTCGTACCTTATTCATGGCGTTGTCACTGGGAATTTTGCCCCTGTGCATCGCATTTGCAGTAGATATTCTCACCGGCAAATACACGATTGGCTTTGGCGGCGGAAGGGCACTGATTTTTGTACTGCCCGGATGCTTGCTATTAATCGCTTTATGGCTGGAACGGGCGGCGGGGCGCTGGCGGGGAGTGGCGGCAGCGGGTTTGCTGCTGTTGTATCTAGGCATCAGCATCGGGGACTTCAGCACGAGAAACCGCTCGATGTTCCATCAGATAGCAGACTTGATTCAACAGAAAGCTACAACCCCAACTTTAATTGTGATGAACTCCCGTGCTTGGGGTCACATTCTGCGTTTGGCTTATTATCTTCCTCCCACTGCCCCGGTTCAGCTATTAGCACAGCATCCTGCCGACCTTGCGCCTGCTTTAGAAAAAGTTCTGACAAGCGGACAAGCAGCGCAATATCCTCGGATTCTCTGGTTAGATAGCGCCCGTCCTGTGAATAAGGCTCCCAAAACGGAGGCTGAAAAACAGCAAATTCAACAGGAAATCCAGCGAGTTTTGAAATCTCGTTACCAGTTAGCGAAAACGCAGCAGCTATCGGGAACCACGATTCTGGATGAGTTTGCGGTTAATCTATACACGAGTCGGAATCTCTAA
- the crtH gene encoding carotenoid isomerase: MPSTTVKSPTAQTFDAIVIGSGIGGLVTATQLAAKSAKVLVLESYLIPGGSAGYFERQGYRFDVGASMIFGFGTQGTTNLLTRALDAVNVSLETIPDSVQIHYHLPAGLDLKVHRNYEKFLQELTAYFPHEREGIRRFYDECWKVFNCLNAMELLSLEEPRYLARVFFQHPLACLGLVKYLPQNAGDIARRHIKDPQLLKFIDMECYCWSVVPADRTPMINAGMVFSDRHYGGINYPKGGVGQIAQKLVEGLEKAGGQIQYKAKVTKIITQEGRAVGVELANGKVYGAKRIISNGTRWDTFEKLLPAEEMPAAEKKWQNRYQKSPGFLSLHLGIKADVLPLGTDCHHILLEDWQKMEAAQGTIFLSIPTLLDPDLAPEGHHILHAFTPDWIENWQGLSSSEYEQKKEEAAGRIIERLEKIFPGLDAALDYLEVGTPRTHRRFLGRADGTYGPIPRNKLLGLLGMPFNRTAISGLYCVGDSTFPGQGLNAVAFSGFACAHRVAVDLGL; this comes from the coding sequence ATGCCTTCAACTACTGTTAAATCTCCCACTGCACAAACGTTTGATGCCATCGTCATTGGTTCTGGAATTGGAGGGCTGGTGACAGCCACTCAACTGGCAGCGAAAAGCGCTAAAGTTCTTGTACTGGAGAGCTACTTAATTCCAGGTGGCAGTGCCGGATACTTTGAGCGGCAGGGGTATCGATTTGACGTTGGGGCGTCAATGATTTTTGGGTTTGGGACTCAGGGCACCACAAACCTGCTCACCCGCGCTCTAGATGCTGTGAATGTCAGCCTAGAAACCATCCCCGACTCCGTCCAGATTCACTACCATCTTCCCGCCGGTTTGGATCTAAAAGTTCATCGCAATTATGAGAAGTTTTTGCAAGAACTCACTGCCTACTTCCCTCACGAACGGGAAGGGATTCGTCGCTTCTACGATGAATGCTGGAAAGTTTTTAACTGCCTGAATGCGATGGAATTGCTGTCATTGGAAGAACCCCGGTATCTGGCACGGGTATTTTTTCAGCATCCCCTCGCCTGTCTCGGTTTGGTGAAGTACCTGCCCCAAAATGCCGGTGATATTGCGAGGCGGCACATCAAAGACCCGCAGCTGCTGAAGTTTATCGACATGGAGTGCTACTGCTGGTCAGTTGTCCCCGCTGACCGGACACCGATGATTAATGCAGGGATGGTATTCTCAGACCGGCACTACGGCGGCATTAACTATCCTAAAGGGGGTGTGGGACAAATCGCCCAAAAACTGGTGGAGGGACTAGAAAAAGCTGGAGGACAGATTCAGTACAAAGCCAAGGTAACGAAAATTATTACCCAAGAGGGTCGAGCGGTAGGCGTCGAGTTGGCAAATGGAAAAGTCTATGGAGCCAAGCGGATTATTTCCAATGGGACACGCTGGGATACTTTCGAGAAGTTACTGCCAGCGGAAGAGATGCCAGCGGCTGAGAAGAAGTGGCAAAATCGTTATCAAAAATCGCCAGGTTTCTTAAGTTTGCACTTAGGTATTAAGGCAGACGTGCTGCCGCTTGGTACGGACTGTCACCACATTTTGCTAGAAGATTGGCAGAAGATGGAAGCGGCGCAAGGCACAATCTTTTTGTCGATTCCTACGTTACTCGATCCGGATTTAGCACCAGAAGGTCATCATATTCTGCACGCATTTACCCCTGATTGGATTGAAAATTGGCAGGGGCTTTCTTCAAGCGAATATGAACAGAAAAAGGAAGAGGCAGCCGGACGAATCATTGAGCGGCTAGAGAAGATTTTCCCCGGTCTAGATGCAGCCTTAGATTATCTGGAAGTAGGAACGCCCCGAACGCATCGACGCTTTTTAGGTCGTGCCGATGGGACGTATGGCCCAATTCCTAGAAACAAGTTATTAGGATTGTTGGGAATGCCATTTAATCGAACTGCGATTTCGGGACTTTATTGTGTGGGAGACAGTACGTTTCCAGGACAGGGTTTAAATGCAGTGGCATTTTCTGGGTTTGCCTGTGCTCATCGCGTGGCGGTAGATTTGGGTTTGTAA
- the lepB gene encoding signal peptidase I — protein sequence MSRTRQESSSALPEKEPWLAVNLSMFFPGIGQIYAGNVLRGWIFIICELFLYCLGGWLFISSTGDTRISFIVLLAAILINIWNLFDAHRCAKKKNSPSFEDVRQSGKDPWLAVFLTRILLGLGHVYGGRIFIGVFLLTIAILSFVFPSTIVGSFIGLLNIIILPFVVYHAYISTRANRELSRRFIKIFSILVIVIPLLISVPTAFFIREFIAEARYIPSGAMLPTLQINDRLVIDKLSYHFQTPKRKDIVVFSPTETLKQQNFNDAFIKRVIGLPEEKVEVKDGKVYINNQPLEENYIAEAPQYKYEPVTVPSGSYFMLGDNRNNSYDSHYWGFVPRENIIGKATKRYWPLNRSGDLK from the coding sequence ATGTCTAGAACAAGGCAAGAATCCTCTTCAGCTCTGCCAGAGAAAGAACCTTGGCTGGCTGTGAATTTATCAATGTTTTTTCCTGGGATAGGACAAATCTACGCAGGTAATGTCCTTAGAGGATGGATTTTTATAATTTGTGAATTATTTTTATACTGTTTAGGAGGATGGCTTTTTATAAGCTCGACAGGTGATACAAGAATTAGTTTTATCGTGTTACTGGCTGCTATCTTGATTAATATTTGGAATCTTTTTGATGCCCATAGGTGTGCAAAAAAGAAAAATTCTCCAAGTTTTGAAGATGTGAGGCAAAGCGGAAAAGATCCCTGGCTGGCTGTATTTCTAACAAGAATATTGCTAGGCTTGGGTCATGTATATGGTGGTCGAATATTTATCGGCGTTTTTTTATTAACAATTGCAATACTATCCTTCGTATTCCCATCAACTATTGTTGGTAGTTTTATCGGATTGCTAAATATAATTATTTTGCCATTTGTGGTATACCATGCTTATATATCTACACGAGCTAATCGAGAGTTATCAAGAAGATTTATAAAAATATTTTCTATACTCGTGATTGTCATTCCTTTACTGATAAGTGTTCCTACTGCATTCTTTATAAGAGAATTTATTGCTGAAGCTAGGTATATTCCATCAGGGGCAATGCTTCCTACCTTGCAAATTAACGATAGATTGGTAATAGATAAGTTGAGTTACCACTTCCAGACTCCAAAGCGGAAAGATATTGTGGTATTTTCTCCGACAGAAACGCTAAAACAGCAAAATTTTAACGATGCGTTCATCAAACGGGTGATTGGTCTACCAGAAGAAAAGGTAGAGGTTAAAGATGGCAAGGTTTATATCAATAATCAACCCCTAGAGGAAAACTATATCGCAGAAGCACCCCAATACAAATATGAGCCAGTAACAGTACCATCTGGTTCTTATTTTATGCTGGGGGATAACCGCAACAACAGCTATGACAGTCATTATTGGGGTTTTGTACCTAGAGAAAATATTATCGGTAAGGCAACTAAAAGATATTGGCCCCTTAACCGGAGTGGTGATCTTAAATAA
- the upp gene encoding uracil phosphoribosyltransferase, whose amino-acid sequence MALQLRVYVPPHPLIKHWLAVARDAATPSVLFKSAMTELGRWLTYEATREWLPTIETTVQTPLAECAATFINPEVPLVVVPILRAGLGLLDGAQTLLPLASIYHIGLVRDEKSLEVSCYLNKLPERLDPQTRVLICDPMLATGGTMMRAIAELTQRGVDPALMRIISVVAAPPALQQLSVAYPGLIIYTAMIDEGLNSHGYIVPGLGDAGDRTFGT is encoded by the coding sequence ATGGCTCTCCAACTGCGTGTCTATGTTCCTCCCCATCCACTGATTAAACACTGGCTGGCTGTTGCTCGTGATGCTGCGACGCCATCGGTGCTGTTTAAAAGCGCGATGACGGAACTGGGGCGCTGGCTGACTTATGAGGCAACTAGAGAATGGTTGCCTACGATAGAAACAACCGTACAGACGCCCCTGGCTGAATGTGCGGCTACATTCATCAATCCAGAGGTGCCGCTGGTTGTGGTACCAATTCTCCGGGCAGGATTGGGGTTATTAGATGGGGCGCAGACGTTGCTGCCTTTGGCGTCGATTTACCATATCGGTTTGGTGCGGGATGAGAAAAGCCTGGAAGTTAGCTGTTATCTAAATAAATTGCCGGAACGACTTGACCCTCAAACACGGGTTTTAATTTGCGATCCGATGCTGGCGACGGGTGGAACCATGATGAGGGCGATCGCAGAACTAACTCAGCGAGGCGTTGACCCAGCTTTAATGCGGATTATTTCGGTTGTGGCAGCGCCACCCGCCCTGCAACAGCTTTCTGTCGCGTATCCGGGTTTGATTATCTATACGGCAATGATTGACGAGGGTTTGAACAGCCACGGGTATATTGTACCGGGGCTGGGAGATGCAGGCGATCGCACGTTTGGCACCTGA
- a CDS encoding YggT family protein, translated as MNSSAELLINTISTFLNMYMFILIVRILLTWFPTVNWMNQLASTLSPITDPYLNLFRSIIPPLGGLDISPILAIFVLQILAGLFASIQFSPGF; from the coding sequence ATGAATTCTTCAGCTGAATTACTGATCAATACGATCTCCACCTTTCTGAACATGTATATGTTCATATTGATTGTGCGGATTCTTTTAACTTGGTTTCCGACAGTCAATTGGATGAACCAGTTAGCTTCTACCTTGAGTCCAATTACAGACCCTTACCTCAACCTTTTTCGCTCAATTATTCCGCCACTGGGTGGTCTGGATATCTCCCCAATTTTAGCGATTTTTGTGCTGCAAATTCTGGCTGGATTGTTCGCCAGCATTCAGTTCAGTCCTGGTTTTTAG